The nucleotide window GAATGCCAAACAGGTTATCGAGAAACTGAACGGCGGCCCGGTTCCGGAAATCAAATTCTTCAACTTTGACTTTATCACCATCGCCGGCAAAAAAGTGCATGCCCTGCGTCACGGTATGGCCGGCGCACCGGGTCTGGAAATCTGGGGCCCCTACGAAGATTACGAACTGATCCGCTCCACCATCCTGGAAGCCGGTGAAGAATTCGGTATCGTGGCCGTTGGGTCACGGACCTATGCCACCAACACCCTGGAATCTGGCTGGATCCCGTCTCCGCTGCCCGCTGTTTACACAGACGAGCGCATGAAAGCCTACCGCGAATGGCTGCCTGCCGGCAGTTATGAAGCCATGGGGTCCATCGGTGGGTCCTTCGTTTCCGACAACATCGAAGACTATTATGTAACTCCGTATGAACTGGGTTATGGTCCGTTCATCAAATTCGACCATGACTTTATCGGCCGCGAAGCTCTGGAAGCCATGGACAAAGGCGCGCAGCGCAAGAAAGTGACACTGGCCTGGAACGGCGAAGATATGGCGAAACTGTTTGCCTCTTACTTCACCGGTGAAGAGAACGGCAAGTTCTTCGACCTGCCGCTGGCCAACTATGCCTCTTCCAACTATGACGCCATCATGGCCAACGGCCACCATGTCGGTTTCTCCATGTTCACCGGTTACAGCAACAACGAACGGACTGCCCTGTCCCTTGCCACTGTTGATCAGGACATCCAGGTTGGTAACGAGGTTACTGTTATCTGGGGTGAGCCGAACGGTGGATCAGGCAAGACAACTGTCGAGCGTCACACGCAGATGGAAATCCGCGCCATCGTGAGCCCGACACCTTACTCAGCCGTTGCCCGTGAAGCTTACGCCGACAGCTGGCGGACCAAAGGCTAAGGCCTGGTTTTTAGTAAGGTAATAAATTGAAACGACAGCCGCGCCAAAAGGCGCGGCATTGTCCCTCTTTATCCCCAGCTATCAGTAAATGAAATGGCGGTGACGACAATGACTACTCAACAGACTGCACTCAGCAAATTTTTGACAGGCTACACCGCGGAAGTGACTTCCGGTGATGGCAAGTCAATCAAGGCCGCCAGCGAAAAGATGGCTCCCGGTTCGGAAGTTTTTGTGGCGTCCCTGCCGAAAAACACCCTGGACGACCTGGTGGCGGCCATTGTCAAGCTGAGCGAGTCCGGCCTCAATGCCGTGCCGCATATTGTCGCCCGCAACATTAAAGATTACGCCACCCTTGATGAGTTGCTCGGACGTCTGGTTAAAGACGCCGGATGTGACCGTGCGCTGGTGCTCGGCGGCGACCGGGATGAAGCCGTGGGCGAGTATAGCTCCAGCCTTGAACTGATTGAAACCGGCCTGTTTGAAAAACACGGCATCAAAAAGATTTATATCGGCAGTTATCCGGAAGGACACGCCCGTATCCCTGATGACGTGCTGGAACAGGCCATCCGGGACAAGCTGGCGGCTGCAGAAAAAGCGGGCCTTGAAGTGGAGTTGGTCACCCAGTTCTGTTTTGACGCCAAACCGTTCATCGAGATGGCCAGACGTTTTCGCGCCCAGGGTATTACAGCACCTTTGCGGGCCGGTGTTGCCGGTCCGGCAAACCGGATGACTTTGATCAAATATGCCATGGCCTGCGGTGTGGGCGCGTCCCTTCGGGCGCTCAAGGAACGCCAGGATATGGCCAAGAATATGATTGTCGGGGAGACTCCCGAGGGTCTTCTGGCAGAGCTGGCAGAAGCCAACGAGGCAGACCCCTCACTGGGCCTGAGCGGCGTGCATTTCTTCACCTTCGGGTCGCTGATCAAATCCGCTGATTTTGCCAGTGAGCATATGGCTGGCTAATTCCCCCAATAATACCGACCACTCAAGGCAGGTCGTTCTCTTTATTGAGGCGGCCTGCTTTTTTTTATGATCAGTGGGCGGTCTGGGCACCATCAACAATAAACGTCTGGCCGGTGGTGAAGCTGGCGGCATCAGAGCAAAGATGCAGAATCATGCCGCACATTTCTTCCGGGGCGGCGCCACGGCCGATCGGGCTTGCTTCGAGGAAACTGGAGATAAATTCCTCATCCTGGAACCAGGGTTCGGTCATCGGCGTGCGGACCAGTCCGGGGGCCA belongs to Emcibacter sp. and includes:
- the ligM gene encoding vanillate/3-O-methylgallate O-demethylase; protein product: MAAKNLEEVLNAAGNTVEMLRNSKIGAYVYPVVPTEFSNWRDEQKAWRETAVLFDQSHHMVDLFVNGKDAFKLLSDLTINSFANFKVGTAKQMVPCSHSGHVIGDGILFRMSEDEFVFVGRNPTANWIQFNAETGGYDVEVIYDNRSPSQPMGKPVVRKHYRFQIQGPNAKQVIEKLNGGPVPEIKFFNFDFITIAGKKVHALRHGMAGAPGLEIWGPYEDYELIRSTILEAGEEFGIVAVGSRTYATNTLESGWIPSPLPAVYTDERMKAYREWLPAGSYEAMGSIGGSFVSDNIEDYYVTPYELGYGPFIKFDHDFIGREALEAMDKGAQRKKVTLAWNGEDMAKLFASYFTGEENGKFFDLPLANYASSNYDAIMANGHHVGFSMFTGYSNNERTALSLATVDQDIQVGNEVTVIWGEPNGGSGKTTVERHTQMEIRAIVSPTPYSAVAREAYADSWRTKG
- a CDS encoding methylenetetrahydrofolate reductase, whose product is MTTQQTALSKFLTGYTAEVTSGDGKSIKAASEKMAPGSEVFVASLPKNTLDDLVAAIVKLSESGLNAVPHIVARNIKDYATLDELLGRLVKDAGCDRALVLGGDRDEAVGEYSSSLELIETGLFEKHGIKKIYIGSYPEGHARIPDDVLEQAIRDKLAAAEKAGLEVELVTQFCFDAKPFIEMARRFRAQGITAPLRAGVAGPANRMTLIKYAMACGVGASLRALKERQDMAKNMIVGETPEGLLAELAEANEADPSLGLSGVHFFTFGSLIKSADFASEHMAG